One Sphaerisporangium krabiense DNA segment encodes these proteins:
- a CDS encoding PD40 domain-containing protein: MKLRVPAAAALAAATAATLATLSSPALASASAATQPAATAVRPLTGAAVFYSYTDRIGIDRYEPGKGFTRISTPSDNFEFAASPDGRKVAWITPRGEVKVSQGGKVTTIAKGAVNGGPCLTPTWSPDSRRVAFVNPSKTDASPVTIVNLDGTGRQKAGVTEGVCHLTWSGDGRYLAGYAGSANGVHKLDLRTGKAVKAKGISYPTHVQSLSPNGRNVIVHMVRRGEPQGDGGWPSLFTPTIVDTMTGKKLPIPVKGRLVGALYLADGRLVVRVAGRTHNDLVVLDATGKRLQTLAEPAKAKNLGLLQVIR, from the coding sequence GTGAAGCTTCGGGTACCGGCGGCCGCGGCGTTGGCCGCGGCGACGGCCGCCACGCTGGCCACCCTGTCATCCCCGGCCCTCGCCTCCGCGAGCGCCGCCACTCAGCCCGCCGCCACGGCCGTGCGCCCCCTCACGGGCGCGGCCGTCTTCTACTCCTACACCGACCGCATCGGGATCGACCGGTACGAGCCCGGCAAGGGCTTCACCCGGATCAGCACCCCCTCGGACAACTTCGAGTTCGCCGCCTCGCCGGACGGCAGGAAGGTCGCCTGGATCACCCCGCGCGGCGAGGTGAAGGTGAGCCAGGGCGGCAAGGTGACGACCATCGCCAAGGGCGCGGTGAACGGCGGCCCCTGCCTGACGCCGACGTGGTCGCCCGACTCCCGGCGGGTGGCCTTCGTGAACCCGAGCAAGACCGACGCCTCCCCGGTGACGATCGTCAACCTGGACGGCACCGGCCGGCAGAAGGCGGGCGTCACCGAAGGGGTCTGCCACCTGACCTGGTCGGGCGACGGCCGCTACCTGGCCGGCTACGCGGGCTCGGCCAACGGGGTCCACAAGCTGGACCTGCGGACCGGCAAGGCGGTGAAGGCCAAGGGCATCTCCTACCCGACCCACGTGCAGAGCCTGTCGCCCAACGGCCGCAACGTGATCGTGCACATGGTGCGCAGGGGCGAGCCGCAGGGCGACGGCGGCTGGCCGAGCCTGTTCACCCCGACCATCGTCGACACGATGACCGGCAAGAAGCTGCCGATCCCGGTCAAGGGCCGGCTCGTCGGCGCGCTGTACCTGGCGGACGGACGCCTGGTGGTCCGCGTCGCCGGGCGCACGCACAACGACCTCGTGGTCCTGGACGCGACGGGCAAGCGTCTCCAGACCCTCGCCGAGCCCGCCAAGGCCAAGAACCTCGGCCTCCTGCAGGTCATCCGCTGA